The Psychrosphaera ytuae genome includes a region encoding these proteins:
- a CDS encoding ABCB family ABC transporter ATP-binding protein/permease, with the protein MRNMTDEPVTEFNWRSLKTLLPYLLEHKVRVALALSCLILAKVASVGMPFVLKSVVDTLDSQSDITVALASVPVALIIAYGLIRLVNVLLGEIRDTLFGRVTERAMRRVGLNVFKHIHNLELDFHLNRQTGGLSRDMERGVSGISFLMRFMVFNIVPILLEILFVVVIFFVNYGIKFALITLAAIVTYIFFTAYATEWRTKFIRAANAADNSSNTRAIDSLMNYETVKYFNNEDYEAKRYDEDLADWEKARRSNRLTLFALNSGQAFIVATAMTSMLLLAGQGVVEKTMTLGDFVLINAFMMQLFMPLNFLGFVYREIKGSLANIERMFELLQRPAKITDTPNAKALNVSAGSISFEKIAFGYDQQRTVLKNVSFEVKAGQKVAVVGSSGSGKSTLVKLLFRFYDPNSGRVLIDGQDIKHVTQHSLRQIIGIVPQDTVLFNDTIFENIRYGNPSASDEQVWAAINHAHLSNFIESLPDRHETKVGERGLKLSGGEKQRVAIARTLLKNPPILVFDEATSSLDSGSEQAILKALKDIAKGHTSLVIAHRLSTVVDADQIVVLEQGEVVEVGTHQVLLGQQGRYAELWRMQNEQQGNSDD; encoded by the coding sequence ATGCGAAACATGACGGACGAACCAGTCACTGAATTCAACTGGCGAAGCTTAAAAACGCTTTTACCTTATTTGCTAGAACACAAGGTAAGAGTTGCACTGGCATTGAGTTGTCTGATTTTGGCTAAAGTAGCCAGTGTCGGAATGCCATTTGTGCTTAAAAGTGTGGTGGACACCTTGGATTCACAAAGCGATATAACAGTTGCTTTAGCCTCTGTGCCTGTGGCGCTTATTATTGCTTATGGATTGATTCGATTGGTTAATGTGCTACTCGGAGAAATTAGAGATACGTTGTTTGGCCGAGTAACAGAACGTGCAATGCGCAGGGTTGGGCTCAACGTGTTCAAACACATTCACAATCTTGAGCTGGACTTTCATCTCAATCGCCAAACGGGCGGTTTGAGCCGAGATATGGAGCGCGGTGTATCTGGCATCAGCTTTTTGATGCGTTTTATGGTCTTTAACATAGTCCCGATTTTGTTAGAGATTTTGTTTGTTGTGGTCATTTTTTTCGTTAACTATGGGATCAAATTCGCCCTTATTACTCTTGCCGCAATAGTCACTTATATCTTCTTCACTGCCTATGCTACAGAGTGGCGGACTAAGTTTATTCGCGCTGCAAACGCCGCGGATAACAGCAGTAACACCCGTGCGATTGATAGTCTAATGAACTACGAAACGGTTAAATATTTTAATAACGAAGATTACGAAGCGAAACGCTATGACGAGGATTTAGCTGATTGGGAAAAGGCCCGTCGTAGCAATCGACTTACTTTGTTTGCGCTAAACAGCGGACAGGCCTTTATCGTTGCGACAGCCATGACTTCTATGCTGTTACTTGCGGGACAAGGCGTAGTGGAAAAAACCATGACGTTAGGTGACTTTGTGCTGATTAATGCATTTATGATGCAGCTCTTTATGCCACTTAACTTTTTGGGCTTTGTATATCGGGAAATAAAAGGGTCGTTAGCGAACATCGAACGTATGTTTGAGTTATTACAAAGACCAGCCAAAATTACAGATACACCTAATGCTAAAGCGCTAAACGTTTCAGCTGGCAGTATTAGCTTTGAGAAAATTGCGTTTGGTTACGATCAACAAAGAACGGTTCTCAAGAATGTGAGCTTTGAGGTTAAAGCAGGTCAAAAAGTAGCAGTAGTTGGCTCGAGTGGCTCAGGCAAATCAACGTTAGTTAAACTCTTATTTCGCTTCTATGATCCAAATTCGGGTCGGGTTTTAATAGACGGGCAAGACATAAAACATGTCACTCAGCATTCATTGCGTCAAATTATCGGGATAGTGCCTCAAGATACGGTTTTGTTTAATGATACGATTTTTGAAAACATTCGATATGGCAACCCATCCGCTTCAGACGAGCAAGTTTGGGCAGCAATTAACCATGCGCATTTATCAAATTTCATAGAAAGCCTACCTGACCGCCACGAAACCAAAGTAGGTGAGCGCGGCCTAAAACTATCTGGTGGAGAAAAACAACGTGTAGCAATAGCTCGCACGCTATTGAAAAACCCGCCTATTTTGGTCTTTGATGAGGCGACCTCGTCGTTGGATTCTGGCTCTGAACAAGCCATTTTAAAAGCCCTTAAAGACATTGCCAAAGGTCATACTTCTTTAGTGATTGCTCACCGACTTTCAACCGTGGTTGACGCAGATCAGATTGTTGTTCTAGAGCAAGGAGAGGTGGTCGAAGTGGGTACGCATCAAGTATTATTAGGACAACAAGGTCGCTATGCTGAGTTGTGGCGAATGCAAAACGAACAACAAGGTAATTCAGATGATTGA
- the ccmB gene encoding heme exporter protein CcmB has product MQPTYSYWSVFKLVLARDLRIALRNKDDVINPLLFFVIVLTLFPLGIGPEPATLAKIAPGIIWVAALLSTLLSLDRLFKSDYADGALEQLILSPYPGFIWILAKVCAHWVLTGLPLILISPLLAGMLQLPLQSLEAVVLTLLIGTPVLSFIGAIGAALTVGLQKGGVLLSLLILPLYIPVLIFATSAIDAATMSLPYSGQIAIIGALLAGAVTLAPFAIFSALKVSTN; this is encoded by the coding sequence ATGCAGCCCACTTATTCTTATTGGTCCGTATTCAAGCTTGTTTTGGCTCGTGATCTGCGTATCGCATTGCGTAACAAAGATGACGTTATCAACCCTCTGTTGTTTTTCGTTATCGTATTAACGCTTTTTCCCCTTGGGATCGGACCAGAACCAGCAACGCTAGCAAAAATAGCGCCTGGTATCATTTGGGTTGCGGCCTTGTTGTCGACACTTCTGTCATTAGATCGACTCTTCAAGTCAGATTACGCCGATGGTGCGCTTGAGCAACTTATCTTATCGCCCTATCCTGGTTTTATCTGGATTCTCGCTAAAGTTTGCGCGCACTGGGTATTGACTGGTTTGCCTTTGATCTTAATTTCTCCATTGCTAGCAGGCATGTTACAACTGCCATTGCAGAGTCTAGAAGCTGTTGTTCTAACCCTTTTGATAGGAACTCCTGTACTAAGTTTTATCGGAGCGATTGGAGCTGCATTAACCGTAGGCCTGCAAAAAGGTGGGGTACTGCTTAGCTTATTGATCTTACCGCTATATATTCCAGTATTAATTTTTGCCACTAGTGCCATAGATGCTGCAACGATGAGCTTACCCTACAGCGGACAAATTGCTATCATAGGCGCTTTATTAGCAGGTGCAGTAACACTTGCCCCATTTGCAATTTTTTCAGCATTAAAAGTGAGTACCAATTAA
- a CDS encoding heme ABC transporter permease — MWKWLHPYANPETTYQLSHRLVPWFTGLSGVLLTIGLAWALLFTPPDYQQGDSFRIFYIHVPAATLSMGIYLAMAISAFCGMVWQLKLSDAAVAAIAPIGAVYTAIALITGAAWGKPMWGTWWVWDARLTSELVLLFLYLGVIALNNAFDDRQMGGKAAGILAMVGVINLPIIKYSVEWWNTLHQGATVSKLGKPAMSPEMFWPFVVCFLGFAFLAAAIGCLRFKSEILLRNSTRPWVKQLIVNKQEL, encoded by the coding sequence ATGTGGAAATGGCTACATCCATACGCGAACCCAGAAACCACCTATCAACTTAGTCACCGTTTGGTGCCTTGGTTTACCGGCCTAAGTGGAGTGTTATTAACCATAGGTTTGGCGTGGGCCCTATTATTTACGCCGCCAGACTATCAGCAAGGTGATAGTTTCCGAATTTTTTACATCCATGTACCGGCGGCAACATTGTCTATGGGCATATACTTAGCCATGGCTATTTCGGCGTTTTGCGGAATGGTTTGGCAACTAAAGCTTTCTGACGCAGCGGTTGCGGCTATTGCCCCGATTGGTGCTGTTTATACAGCTATCGCCTTAATTACAGGAGCCGCATGGGGTAAACCTATGTGGGGCACTTGGTGGGTTTGGGATGCAAGATTGACCTCGGAACTTGTCTTGCTCTTTTTATACCTGGGCGTTATTGCCCTAAACAATGCCTTTGATGACCGACAAATGGGTGGCAAAGCGGCGGGCATATTAGCTATGGTCGGTGTAATTAACCTACCTATCATCAAATATTCAGTTGAGTGGTGGAACACCTTACATCAAGGGGCAACCGTCAGTAAGCTTGGCAAACCAGCTATGTCTCCGGAGATGTTCTGGCCATTTGTCGTGTGCTTTCTGGGTTTTGCCTTTTTAGCTGCAGCAATTGGGTGCCTTAGATTTAAGTCAGAGATATTATTGCGCAACAGTACTCGCCCCTGGGTCAAGCAATTGATTGTGAACAAACAAGAGTTATAA
- the ccmA gene encoding cytochrome c biogenesis heme-transporting ATPase CcmA: protein MEKVNSTPLLRAEQLTCIKQDRILFEHLDVAVYPGDIIQVAGPNGAGKTSLLRILAGLAQPHEGQVLYNETPIGADPEQYHQSLLYIGHKAGVKAELSAEENLQFSLALHQHDANQAEALLESVGLLGFEDSLAAQLSAGQHRRISLAQLWSSHAKVWILDEPFTAIDVKGVAAIEQQILSHAQQGGCVILTTHQPLSLPENKVKTLTLKYRV from the coding sequence GTGGAAAAAGTTAACAGTACTCCCCTATTACGGGCCGAACAACTTACATGTATCAAACAAGATAGGATCTTATTTGAACATCTAGATGTGGCTGTTTACCCAGGTGATATCATTCAGGTTGCTGGTCCTAACGGCGCAGGTAAAACCAGTTTGCTACGAATATTAGCTGGCCTAGCTCAGCCTCATGAAGGCCAAGTCCTATACAATGAGACCCCGATAGGCGCCGACCCCGAACAGTACCACCAAAGTTTACTTTATATCGGCCATAAAGCCGGTGTAAAAGCAGAACTCAGTGCCGAAGAAAATTTACAATTTAGTCTAGCCTTGCATCAACACGATGCCAATCAAGCAGAAGCATTGCTAGAGTCGGTTGGACTACTTGGTTTTGAAGACTCACTAGCAGCCCAACTCAGTGCAGGTCAGCATAGGCGAATTTCATTGGCTCAGCTTTGGTCCAGCCACGCCAAGGTTTGGATATTAGACGAACCCTTTACCGCAATTGACGTGAAAGGTGTAGCGGCTATCGAACAACAGATACTTTCTCATGCTCAGCAAGGTGGCTGCGTCATTTTGACCACCCACCAGCCGTTATCATTGCCAGAGAATAAAGTTAAAACCTTAACCCTTAAGTACAGAGTGTAA
- the ccmD gene encoding heme exporter protein CcmD, translating to MQFESFTDFIAMGGYGFYVWLSFGSGLFLIGALILHSRFQHSSIKRDIAKKLERSDRLKRAAEVNQQ from the coding sequence ATGCAATTTGAAAGCTTTACTGATTTTATTGCCATGGGCGGATATGGTTTTTATGTTTGGTTGTCATTCGGCTCTGGGCTTTTTCTTATTGGCGCTTTGATTTTACACAGCCGCTTCCAACACTCGTCTATCAAGCGCGATATCGCCAAAAAACTTGAGCGTTCGGATAGATTAAAACGCGCCGCTGAAGTCAACCAACAATAG